In the Angustibacter sp. Root456 genome, GGCCCGCGCGGACGGGCACCGTGAGGGCGGCCGTCTGCACCACCGACTGCTCCAGGTCGGCGTCGGCGAACAGCAGGACATGCGGGTCGTCGGTCTCACCCTCGTGGCGCGCGACGTAGGCCGCGCCGGTCTGCATGGCGGTGCCCTTGCCGTGGTTGCGCTCGTGTCGCACGATCTCGGCGCCGGCGTCGCGGGCCGCGGCGGCGGTGTCGTCCGAGCTGCCGTCGTCGACCACCACGACGAGGTCGACACCGTCGATGGTGGCCGCGGCGCGCACCGTGGCGGCGACGCGTTCGGCCTCGTCCTTCGCCGGGATGACGACGGCGACAGGGCGGGGTGCAGCAGTCACCCGGCCGAGCCTAGCGGCCACCCCCACCCACACCCTTCCGCCACCCAGGCCGCATTGCGCCGTCCCGGCCGGCCTCCGGCCGCCGGACCCGGCCTGAGTGGCGGAACCCGGCGCGAGTGGCGGAACCTGGCGCGAGTGGCGGAGGCGGCGTAAGGCGGCACCGTCTAGGGTCGGCGCATGCCATCGACCGGAGCGGACACCGAGGTCGGCCGCCTGCGCACCGTGATGCTGCACCGGCCCGGCCCCGAGCTGCGGCGACTGACGCCCCGCAACAACGACCGCCTGCTGTTCGACGGGATCCCGTGGGTCGACCGCGCGCAGGACGAGCACGATGCCTTCGCCCAGGCCCTCACCGACCGCGGCGTCGAGGTGCTCTACGTCGCCGACCTGCTGCGAGAGGCCCTGGCCCTGCCCGATGCGCGTCGCGAGACGATCGACGACGCTCTGGCCCAGCCCCACGTCGGTGAGCGCTTGGCCGGTCGCGCCCGTGAGGTGCTCGACGACCTGGCCGACGACGACCTGGCCCAGGTGCTCATCGCGGGGCTGCGGCACGACGAGCTGTCAGCACGGCGTCCGGCCCGGCGTCCGGGCGTGGTGTCGGCCCTCGCGGCGCCCGACGACTTCGTCATCGACCCGCTGCCCAACCTGCTCTTCACGCGCGACTCCAGCGCCTGGATCGGCGACCAGGTCGCCGTGACCAGCCTCGCGATGCCCGCGCGACGCCGCGAGACGTCGCTGACGCGCGCGATCTACCGCTACCACCCACGGTTCGCCGGCACCGCGCTCGCCTACGAGCCTGAGCTCGAGCACGTCGAGGGCGGCGACATCCTGCTGCTCGCGCCGGGCGTCGTGGCGGTCGGCACGGGTGAGCGGACGACACCGGCCGGCGTCGAGCGCCTCGCCGGCCGACTGCTGCGCTCCGGCCTGGCCCACACCGTGTTGGCGGTGCCGATCGCTCAGGAGCGCGCGACCATGCACCTCGACACCGTGTGCACGATGGTCGATGCGGACGCGATCGTCATGTACCCCAACGTCGCCGACACGCTCACCGCGCTGCAGGTCTGCCTGGACGACGACGGCGTGCTGCGCGTCGACCCGCCCCGACCGTTCCTCGACGCCGCCGCGAACGCCATGCGGATCGACCGCCTGCACGTCATCGACACCGGGCTCGACCCCGTCACCGCCGAGCGCGAGCAGTGGGACGACGGCAACAACACCCTGGCGCTCGCCCCGCGGGTCGCCGTCGCCTACGAGCGCAACAGCGAGACCAACGCGCGGCTCGAAGCGGCGGGCATCGAGGTCGTCGCGATCGCGGGCAGCGAGCTGGGTAGCGGCCGGGGTGGTCCGCGGTGCATGTCGTGCCCGATCCTGCGCGACGCCGTGACCTGATCCCGCCGGCGCTGGCGTGCATGATCACACCCGAGGGAGATCCCCGCCGGGCGTGATCATGCACGGCAGNTCAGGCGGGCATGCGCAGGAAGGGTGAGGCGTACTCGTCGTCGCCCCGCAGCAGCTCGGCCGCGGCCTCGGCGGTGAGCCGGTCGGCCTCGGCGCGCAGGATCATCCCGAGCAGCCGGACGTCACCCGCGCTCGCCAGGCCCGTGAGCTCGCCGTGCGAGAGCACCCACGAGACGGCCGCGCGCACCACCTCGGCCTCGTCGATCGGCTCGTACCAGGTGGCGTACGCCTGCCCAGCGGCCGACTCGCCCGCG is a window encoding:
- a CDS encoding arginine deiminase translates to MPSTGADTEVGRLRTVMLHRPGPELRRLTPRNNDRLLFDGIPWVDRAQDEHDAFAQALTDRGVEVLYVADLLREALALPDARRETIDDALAQPHVGERLAGRAREVLDDLADDDLAQVLIAGLRHDELSARRPARRPGVVSALAAPDDFVIDPLPNLLFTRDSSAWIGDQVAVTSLAMPARRRETSLTRAIYRYHPRFAGTALAYEPELEHVEGGDILLLAPGVVAVGTGERTTPAGVERLAGRLLRSGLAHTVLAVPIAQERATMHLDTVCTMVDADAIVMYPNVADTLTALQVCLDDDGVLRVDPPRPFLDAAANAMRIDRLHVIDTGLDPVTAEREQWDDGNNTLALAPRVAVAYERNSETNARLEAAGIEVVAIAGSELGSGRGGPRCMSCPILRDAVT